A genomic segment from Bradyrhizobium diazoefficiens USDA 110 encodes:
- a CDS encoding universal stress protein → MYANILLSTDGSDVARRGVEHGIALAKALNARLTIITVTEAMPVDYGGGHDSGWIPTRDEIDSFNAACKARAGKVLDDARAMSEQIGAPAEFLHVPNAHPATAIIETAKSRGCDLIVMASHGRRGLRKLFLGSQTSEVLVDGSIPVLVVPKPA, encoded by the coding sequence ATGTACGCCAACATTCTCTTGAGCACGGATGGATCGGACGTCGCGAGAAGAGGCGTTGAGCATGGCATTGCCTTGGCGAAGGCCTTGAACGCCAGGTTGACAATCATCACCGTGACGGAAGCGATGCCGGTTGACTATGGGGGCGGACACGACTCGGGATGGATTCCGACGCGGGACGAGATTGACAGCTTTAACGCGGCCTGCAAGGCCCGTGCGGGCAAAGTGCTTGATGACGCCCGCGCGATGTCGGAGCAGATCGGTGCGCCTGCAGAATTTTTGCACGTTCCGAATGCGCACCCGGCGACTGCTATCATTGAAACGGCGAAGTCCAGGGGCTGCGATCTGATCGTCATGGCCTCTCATGGACGACGCGGCCTCAGAAAGCTGTTTTTGGGCAGCCAGACATCCGAGGTCCTGGTGGACGGAAGCATTCCGGTGCTGGTGGTGCCGAAGCCGGCATAG
- a CDS encoding response regulator, whose product MPKILLVEDNEMNRDMLSRRLVRGGYEVIIAEDGARGVAIATSDRPDLILMDMSLPVIDGWEATRQIKATPELRKIPIIALTAHAMATDRDKALKAGCDDYDTKPIELQRLLGKIETLLAATGQWRS is encoded by the coding sequence ATGCCCAAGATCCTGCTGGTCGAAGACAACGAGATGAACCGCGATATGCTCTCGCGACGCCTCGTGCGCGGTGGGTACGAGGTCATCATTGCCGAGGACGGAGCGCGCGGCGTCGCGATCGCGACGAGCGACAGGCCAGATCTCATTTTGATGGACATGAGCCTACCGGTGATCGACGGTTGGGAGGCGACGCGCCAGATCAAGGCGACGCCCGAACTGCGCAAGATCCCTATCATCGCGCTCACGGCGCACGCCATGGCGACCGACCGGGACAAGGCCCTCAAGGCCGGCTGTGACGACTACGACACAAAACCGATCGAGCTGCAGAGGCTGTTGGGCAAGATCGAGACGCTGCTCGCAGCTACGGGACAATGGAGGAGCTAG
- a CDS encoding FIST signal transduction protein — protein MKTAQYEWSKSDGWRPNLPTGEVGRQSVVFVFGARSLVQAGSLVGELRDHFKGAAMLGCSTSGEILGDVVVDDSVSATLVDFEHTRLRFASATIGDAKASYNVGKELAQQLNDASLRHVFVLSDGLHVNGSDLARGLASGVSEGVSITGGLSGDGTNFAETWVIADGGAGPQRVAAVGLYGDDLRIGYGSMGGWQAFGPLRTITRAEGNILYELDERSALDLYKSYLGPHADQLPSSALLFPILVTEAKGGQGVVRTVLSVDEQKKSMTFAGDIPQGGTAQLMKTNVDDLVDGATAAANASLSGLGGRRPDLAILVSCVGRKLVMKQRTEEEVEAIRNVFGADAKISGFYSYGELCPFMHGGDCRLHNQTMTITTFAED, from the coding sequence ATGAAAACAGCGCAGTACGAGTGGTCCAAAAGTGACGGGTGGCGGCCGAATTTGCCAACTGGCGAAGTCGGACGTCAGAGTGTCGTGTTCGTTTTCGGTGCTAGGTCGTTGGTGCAGGCAGGCAGCCTCGTGGGCGAGTTGCGCGACCACTTCAAAGGGGCCGCCATGCTTGGTTGCTCGACTTCCGGCGAGATTCTCGGCGACGTGGTCGTCGACGACTCTGTGAGTGCCACCCTTGTCGACTTCGAACATACGCGACTGCGGTTCGCCTCCGCTACGATTGGTGACGCAAAGGCGAGCTACAACGTCGGCAAGGAGCTCGCGCAGCAGTTGAACGACGCCTCGTTGCGCCACGTGTTCGTGCTTTCGGACGGCTTGCACGTCAACGGCTCCGACCTGGCGCGCGGTCTCGCGAGCGGCGTCTCGGAAGGCGTGTCGATCACTGGCGGCCTTTCCGGAGATGGAACCAACTTCGCCGAGACTTGGGTCATTGCCGACGGTGGCGCTGGCCCTCAGCGCGTGGCGGCGGTCGGTCTGTATGGCGACGATTTGCGCATTGGCTACGGATCGATGGGCGGCTGGCAGGCATTTGGGCCCCTGCGCACCATCACACGGGCCGAAGGCAACATCCTCTATGAGCTGGATGAGCGTTCGGCGCTCGATCTCTATAAATCGTACCTGGGCCCCCACGCCGACCAGTTGCCAAGCTCTGCCTTGCTTTTTCCCATCCTGGTTACCGAGGCAAAGGGCGGCCAGGGTGTCGTCCGAACCGTCCTGTCTGTGGACGAGCAGAAAAAGTCAATGACGTTCGCGGGCGACATCCCACAGGGCGGAACGGCGCAGTTGATGAAGACCAATGTCGACGATCTGGTCGACGGCGCGACCGCTGCCGCCAACGCCAGTCTCAGCGGGCTCGGCGGCAGGCGACCGGACCTTGCAATTCTGGTGAGCTGCGTCGGTCGTAAGCTCGTGATGAAGCAGCGCACCGAGGAAGAAGTCGAAGCAATTCGAAATGTCTTCGGGGCGGATGCGAAGATTTCCGGGTTCTACTCGTACGGCGAGCTTTGCCCCTTCATGCATGGCGGCGACTGCCGCCTTCACAATCAAACCATGACAATTACAACTTTCGCCGAGGACTGA